The sequence below is a genomic window from Pongo abelii isolate AG06213 chromosome 15, NHGRI_mPonAbe1-v2.0_pri, whole genome shotgun sequence.
agatcacaccactgcatttcaggctaggtgacaaagcaagactctgtctcaaaaaaaaaaattgctgatttTTCATAGCAACagcatctcaccatgttgctcaggctagtctggaactcctgagctcaagcaatccacctgcctcagcctaccaaagtgttgggattataggtgttagccactgcacctggccagtgaaTATTTTTTAAGGATAGATTTCTAGATGTAGAATTACTACTGGGTCAAAGATATCAAAATTTTGTATTGATGAATTGTCATCTAAAAGTTTttaccagggtttctcaaccctGGTACTATtcacatttggggccagatagcCCTTTGTTATGGGGCTTCATTGTACATTGTAGAATGTTTTACAGCATCCCTAGATGCTAGTAGCACCCCCACTGTtggacaaccaaaaatatctctagaTATTGCTAAATGACCCCTGGGGGTGCAAAATAGCCCCAGGTTCAGAACCACTGCCTCGGACATTTGCTTTCTTctactttccttttatttctctttctcaccaTCTCCCTTTCAACAACTCATGCTATCCttccttcttaaagaaaagacaCTTAAAGGAACttatgaggctgggtgtggtggctcacgcccgtaattccagcactttgggagactgaggcaggtggcttgcctgagctcaggagttcaagaccagcttgaccaacatggcgaaaccccgtctctagtgaaaatacaaaaattagccagatgtggtggcgtgcgcctgtaatcccagctacttgggaggtggagacaggagaattgcttgaacccaggaggtggagattgcagtgagccgagatcgcgccattgcactccagcctgggcaacagactgagactctgtcttgaaaaaaaaaaaaagaaaggaacttaTAATTTAGTATATATCACCCTTCCTTCCCAGTATATTTACACTTTAGATATAGATGAAGTGAAAGTGACAATGACTAATTCAAGAACAACTATCTAATGATGGGATGAATTTTGATGGGAGAGATAACTTGGGGTACTTTCCTGATAGGCTTTAAATCATACTATGTATACCTAAACATCCTGTTGGCTCTATTCATCTTCTTTTCTgtagaagtttctctgaataacAATGATTAGCATCTATATTCAGAATGTCAAGTTcctggccgagcgcggtggctcacgcctgtaatcccagcgctttgggaggccaaggcgggcggatcacgaggtcaggagatcgagacaatcctggctaacacggtgaaaccccgtctgtactaaaaataataataataataaaaaaagaagaatgtcaagttcctttgattttttttaaagggaattctattgattcaaaacaaaaaaacagacgaGAAAGGTAAGCAAtacttaaaaatcaagaaaaatgagaTGAATTAGGGAAAGTAAAgcttattgtttaaaaaatactatattttggctgggcgcagtggctcacgcctgtaatcccagcactttgggaggctgaggcgggcagatcacctgaggtcaggagtttgagaccagcctggccaacataggaaaccctgtctctactaaaaacacaaaaattagtcgggcgtggtagggggtgcctgtaatcccagctactcgggaggttgaggcaggagaattgcttgaatctgggaggaagaggttgcagtgggccgagatagcaccactgcactccagtctggatgacagagcgagactctatctcaaaacaaacaaacaaacaaacaaacaaaaaaagcctatatttttagcagggcatggtggctcatgcttgtaatcccagggcAGTGTGCTAAATGCAAGATGGGATAGAAAAAGGCATAAGGAAGTCTTTTCCTTGAATTTTAGGAAGGAATATGATAAGAACATGAATTACCAGCACAATGTGTTAAACTCATGTGAAAGAGTCAAAATTCTCTTGAGATGAAGGAGATGGTAGTGCCTTTGGAGAggagatggaatgtgaaatgggctTTAATTAGGGTTTTGACAAAAGATAATTAGGGGACAGTATGCAGAGGAAACAGCCTGAGAAAACATATAAAGGACGATATAGGTAAGCAACAGCAAACAGTCTAGCTTGTAGAAGTAGAGTTTACAGGGGTTGGGGATGATAGGCTGTAACATTATGTGACTTCAGTACCTAGCTGAGGAACTTGGATTTGCCAGTGGGGCACATGGGTAGATTTTGAGTAGGGTGATGATAGGTTTGGGGCCTCAACTTGAGAAAATTAATCTTGTAGCTATCTGTGGTATAAATTGGCATGGGGGCTGATaaggtttgtctctgtgtccccacccaaatctcatgttgaattgtaatgtctaatgttgggggagggatctggtgggaggtgattagatcatgggggcagatttcccccttgctgctcTCATGATGGTGgttgagttctcacgagatctagttgcttttgtttgagacggagtctcgctctgtcgcccaggctggagtgcagtggcacgatcttgactcactgtgagctccacctcctgggttcatgcaattctcctgcctcagcctccagagtagctgggatgacaggggcgtgccaccacgccttgctaattttttgtatttttagtagagatggggtttcactgtgctagccaggatggtcttgatctcctgacctcgtgatccatccacctcggcctcctgaagtgctgggattacaggcgtgagcttgcttccccttcaccttccaccacaattttaagtttctttaggcctccccaaccatgcttcctccacagcctgaggaactgtgagccaattaaacctcttttctttataaattactcagtctcaggtagttctttatagcaatgtaagaatggcTAATACAGGAGCAATTAATGGTAAAGAGacggccgggcgccgtggctcatgcctgtaatcccagcactttgggaggccgagatgggtggatcacctgaggtcgggagttcaagaccagcctgaccaacatggtgaaaccctatctctaccaaaaatacaaaaattagctttggtggtagcaggtgcctgtaatcccagctacctgggaggctgaggcaggagaatcgcttgaacccgggaggtggaggttgcagtgagccaagattggaccATTGCAACACAGAGGTtggggcaacacagcaagaccctgtctcaaaaaaataaaataaaaataaaaaataaaggtaaagagaCTAGTTGGGAGGCTATTTGTAATAAACCAGGATTTCTCTGCCTCAACACATTTTGCATcggataattatttgttgtgggAGGGTTGTCCTTAgtattgtagaatgtttagcagtgTCTCTAGTGTCTATTTACTAGATGTTAGACAACCCCTCGCCCCCTATACGACATTGCCAAAGGTCCCTATGGAGACAATATCACCCCCAGTTGATAACTGTGTGTGTAATAGACCATGTGACAAATAAAAAAGGGTGGATGTTAGACATGGGTAAGGGCAAAATCTAAAAGCCTTGGCAAGTGTTTGGATAGGTGTGCAACTGAGAAAGAGGGAGTGTTGAAAGTTCAAACAGAGAAAGGTCCTAGAGGCCATGTACTGTAGTCTAATATGCTTATCATTGCTTGAAACATTGTAAACCCCTCTTGGAAGGCAGTTTGGTAAAACCTATTAATAATCACAAAAAGTATCTTACTTTTTGACCCAGCACTTTTATTTCTGGGAGTTTATCTTAAATGATTCAAATGAAGACAAGGAATCTTTATGTACAAAGCAATTAGTTGCATGACAGACAGTGACGATGTTCTCAAAAATTACACCCTCATGCCACCACATTGCCTGTTAAATTAGAGGCCCAGATTTAAGAACCCGAGTTTAAGAGCCAGAGAAGTTGTAGCTAAAGAAACAAAATCCCAGAGGGGCATGAAGGGCGGATATCAAGAATGCAAGTAGAGAAATTCATAACTTCTTTTTCAGAGAGAGGACAATGAATTTGAGAATTTGTAttggagaaaggagggagagaagttAGGTGGAGGAACTCCTAGATAAGGCTTCAATCAGTGAATTCATCTGCAGAGCAGAAGTTTATGCGGAACTCAAACTGCCTGGGGGCATTCCTTGAAAACAAGAATTCTGCACTTTTTGGTGGGAAGCTGCCGGTGGAACATCCTGTTCAGAAATGAGGACATCCAAGGAACACTGCAATGTGCAGAgaccagaaggaaaaaacagtCAAGTAGCCATTTCTCCTGGGGAGTCTAGTAACTTGATTTTGTGcttcttcttgttttttgaaacggagtctcactctgtcgcccaggctggagtgcaatggcacgatctcggctcactgcaacctccacctcccgagttcaagcaattctcctgtctcagcctcccgagtagctgggactacaggtgcaaaccaccacacctggctaatttttgtaatttttttattattatttatttttatttttttgaggtggagtctcactctgtcgcccaggctggagtgcagtggcgccatcttggctcactgcaagctctccctcccgggttcacgccatcctcctgcctcagcctcccgagtagccgggactacaggcgcccaccaccacgtccggataattttttgtatttttcttttttagtagagacggggtttcaccgtgttagccaggatggtcccgatctcctgacctcgtgttccgcccgcctcggcctcccaaagtgctgggattacaggcgttgagccaccgcgcccggccaatttttgtaattttagaagagacgggtttcaccatattggtcaggctggtctcgaactcctgacctcaagtgatccacacacctcggcctccgaaagtgctaggattacagtcgtgaaccACCGCGCTTGGCCgcaacttgatttttaaattgctCTCTGAGTGTAGATTCCTTGTTTGTTTGGCAAGAGTTCTTGCCGCTGCCGCTACAGCTTGAAGCCAAACATTTAATGAAAGCGAGCGGGAGGGGCCGAATAGAAGAATGATGGGCGTGGCCAACCCCGAGGTGGCTGGAGGCCGCGCCCCCTTCCCAGAGTGCACCGCAGCCGCTGCATTCAGGAACCGCTTTAGCCTCGGCCCCGGCCGGGCGGGGAAGACAGTCTGGTGTGGTCTGGCCATGGATGGGCTCCAGGCCAGTGCAGGGCCGTTGAGGCGCGGGCGGCCGAGGCGCCGGCGCAAGCCCCAGCCACACAGCGGGTCGGTCCTGGCCTTGCCCTTGAGGCCCAGGAAGATACGAAAGCAGCTGAGAAGTGTTGTACCCCGCATGGCAGCGCTGAGGACGCAGACGCTGCCTAGCGAGGACTCGGAGGACTCGAGGGTGGAGTCGACGGCCGACGACCTGGGGGACGCGCTACCCGGTGGGGCGGCGGTGGCGGCCGTCCCGGACGCAGCCCGGCGAGAGCCATACGGCCACCTGGGGCCCGCAGAGCTGCTGGAGGCCTCGCCCGCCGCGCGGTCTCTGCAGACCCCGCCGGCGCGCCTGGTGCCCGCTTCCGCGCCGCCCGCGCGCCTGGTGGAGGTGCCCGCCGCGCCGGCCCGGGTAGTGGAGACCTCGGCCCTGCTGTGCACCGCGCAGCACTTGGCGGCCGCCCAGTCGTCCGGGGCCCCTGCGACGGCGTCGCAGGTGGATAACACGGGTGGGGAGCCGGCCTGGGACTCCCCGCTGCGGCGCGTCTTGGCCGAGCTGAACCGCATCCCCAGCAGCCGGCGGCGAGCGGCCTGCCTCTTTGAGTGGCTCATCGCGCCCATGCCGCCAGATCACTTCTACCGGCGCCTATGGGAGCGCGAGGCGGTGCTGGTGCGGCGGCAGGACCACACCTACTACCAGGGACTTTTCTCTACCGCCGACCTGGACTCGATGCTGCGCAACGAGGAGGTGCAGTTCGGCCAGCACTTGGACGCCGCTCGCTACATCAACGGGCGACGCGAGACCCTGAACCCACCCGGCCGCGCGCTGCCCGCCGCCGCGTGGTCCCTGTACCAGGCCGGCTGCTCCCTGCGCCTCCTCTGTCCGCAGGCTTTCTCTACCACTGTGTGGCAGTTTTTGGCTGTGCTtcaagagcagtttggaagcatgGCAGGCTCCAACGTTTACCTCACGCCCCCTAACTCGCAGGGCTTTGCCCCCCACTACGACGACATCGAGGCCTTCGTGCTGCAGCTGGAAGGTAGGAAACTCTGGCGTGTATACCGACCCCGAGTCCCAACCGAGGAACTGGCTCTGACATCCAGCCCCAACTTCAGTCAGGACGACCTTGGTGAGCCGGTGCTGCAGACCGTGCTGGAACCTGGAGATTTGCTGTATTTTCCTCGGGGATTCATTCACCAAGCTGAATGCCAGGATGGAGTCCACTCTCTGCACCTCACCTTGTCCACGTACCAGCGCAATACCTGGGGTGACTTCTTAGAGGCCATACTGCCTCTGGCAGTGCAGGCTgcaatggaagaaaatgtggagTTTCGGAGGGGTCTGCCCCGAGACTTCATGGATTACATGGGGGCCCAGCATTCAGATTCTAAGGATCCGCGAAGAACCGCTTTCATGGAGAAGGTGCGGGTCTTGGTTGCCCGCCTGGGACACTTTGCTCCTGTTGATGCTGTGGCCGACCAGCGAGCCAAAGACTTCATCCACGATTCTCTGCCCCCTGTTTTGACTGATAGGGAGAGGGCACTAAGTGTTTACGGGCTTCCAATTCGCTGGGAGGCTGGAGAACCTGTAAACGTGGGGGCCCAGTTGACAACAGAAACAGAAGTCCACATGCTTCAGGATGGGATAGCTCGGCTGGTGGGTGAGGGGGGCCATTTGTTTCTCTATTACACAGTGGAAAACTCCCGTGTGTATCATCTGGAAGAACCCAAGTGCTTGGAAATATACCCCCACCAAGCTGATGCCATGGAACTGTTGCTTCGTTCTTACCCAGAGTTTGTGAGAGTGGGGGATCTGCCCTGTGACAGTGTGGAGGACCAGCTTTCCTTGGCAACCATGTTGTATGATAAGGGGCTGCTGCTCACCAAGATGCCTCTAGCCCTAAATTAGTTTCTTGTTGATTGCTGGAAACAAGGCAGTAGTGATTCTCCTCTGCCactgctacctttttttttttttcttaaactcatGTTCTTACCTTGATAACCATCAGTGTGCTCACATTTACCTTTATCACTGCTTCAGTGTCACAAACCTCGGAAGGTCTTCTAGGAAGAACCATCTCATCTAGGtacaaaaggaaaaggagaagttgGAGGTGGAAAAAAAACCTTGATCCGTGATCATTTCAGAGCACCAATTTCATCACCTTCAGGCTTCAGTGTACTGGGTAGCACTGACCATGTCATTCTGCTTGAGACAGACATTAGATATTTTTTGGAATTTGGATCTTTCATCTGAGTTCTTTTTCATCAGTTTGGGGGGCGGGTCGGGGTCAGTATCCTGTTTGTTATTGTTAAATTTGTATGAACCTTAGAAAAGTTATTAAAGTGCCAAAGAATGTTTCCCTTTTCTAAGGCTAGATTATTATGTGGGATGGTTCGAAGAAATGCAGGAGCGGGAGGAAGATAGGGAAAATCTATAATGGCTGAAGTGAAAAGCAACTTGGGGTGGTTGTAGCATGTAAAAGGAGCATGTTAACCTCTTAAGGAGGAGAatctcaggctgggtgcggtgctcaggcctgtaatcccagcactttgggaggccgaggcgggtggatcacctgaggtcagcagtttgagaccagcctggccaacatggcaaaaccccgtctctagtaagaatacaaaaattagccaggcatagtggcgcgtgcctgtaattccagctattaggggggctgaggcaggaggatcacttgaacctgggaggcagaggttgcaatgagctgagatcatgccactgcactccagcctgggcaacagagcgaaactccatctcaaaaaaaaaaaaaaaaaaaaagagtcttatCTGATTGGGACCAGTTCACTAACTTTGGGGATAATTTATGCTATTTAATTATGCAACCCAATTCtagtagaaaaattattttctaccaGCTAGTTCAGTTTTAACAGCATGGTATGTTTTTGCTCACTGTTTGCTTACATCCATGGCTGGCACTGCTGTCATAAGGGCAGCATGTCACCTAGTTGTGCTTTCATAGACCTTAGGCAACCAACTTTTAGCAGGCTGCCCGTAAAGGAAGGCTGGTGTTCAAGTTACTTTCCACTCTCATTTTTATTCTGGCAGTTGGAAGAAACTTCCCCAAATCTGACAAGTGAATATTCTCATGGTTGGTGGAAAAGTGCCTGATGTACcagaaagagcactggacttgGAACCAGAAGACCTGGGTTTGGGGTGGTAGCTGGTAGGCAACTGGCTGAGTGACCTGAGGCTGCTGCTACGCTCGGGCACACAGATTTTGTAAGTATATTTTGGTACAGCTTGATTTCTGCACCCTCATCATTTAGGTTGTGTCTGGGACTCTTAAGTGTCTATCACCATAATGGatagttttctgttatttaaggtTGAGAACTTTataagttcttttttaaaaagttacaaaagcATAGACATACACTAAGTAAAAATGATAGTTCTCCCTCCAACCCCACTTTCCAGAGACAAGCActattttttgttggtttgtttgtttgagacagggtcccactctgttgcccaggctggggtacagtggtaaGATCTTgggttactgcagcctcaacctcctgggctcaagcaatcctcccgcctcagcctccttagtagatAGGACTaccagtgtgtgccaccacacccagataatttttaaatttttttttttttttttttttggtagagatgaaggggtcttgctatgttgcctagactggttttgaactcctggcctgggtgatcctcccaccatgacctcccagagcactgggatttcaggtgtgcgccaccacgcccaaccaccAGCCACTACCACTGTTAAGGCTAAGCTCATAAGGCTTTTTTGGGTGCTTAATCAAACATACATGGTAGTATTGTTTTATAAAACCTTGTGTTTTTCTGATACGTCCTTTTTTGACCTAACTTTTAAGTCAGTTCAAATAGAGATAACTTTttaagggagaaaataaatgaataaaaacctGAGAAACAAAGTAACAAAGACTGAGTGGATGGTAGCCAAGAGGGAAGGGAGTACCCTTTCCTGACTCTTTCATCCTCCAAGGCTTGCTACTAAGTCCCAAAACATCCAGATCCTGGAAGAGGCTTATTGAAGGAATCAAGGCATAGAACTCACCCCTAGGAAACCTACCCTGAAAAGTTTCTTGGAGTAAAGTCTGGAGTGTTAGTGGTTCTTGTTCTCTTTTGGGTTTCAAGTAAACACGTTTTGCTTCCTCCCTCACTTTTCCCATGACCATCTCCAGCTTGAGTATTTTATGTGTCAGCAAGTCCTTTTGGCTTAGTGTTTTAATCTAAATTAGAACAAATaatgtttgaaaaacaaaacaaaacacctgtaTTAGGCAGCAAATTATCAAAAAACATTAATAAAGTgattgtgggaggctgaggagggaggatcacttgagcccaacagttcaaggctacagtgagctgtgatcatgccactgcactccagcctgggcaacaaagtgagaccctgtctctagaaaataaagaagtaacTAATTGCATATGCTTATCAGTAGTAGGTGGTACATAAGTGCCTGAGAACATTGTTCTCTTATGATATTGGTTGGAGATTTTTTATACCTGTTCGTGAAAATTTTACTTCAGCTTTTTGGGCATGATGAAAGGAACCTGCTAAGAAATGCTTGCTTGGTGTGAAGTTGGTTTCTTGAATTCCCTTTTTACAGTCCCTTCTCCTCTATTCCTTCATCTTATCTAACAGCTTTGAAAAATTAGAACAATCCAGGCCAGggatgatggctcatgcctgtaatcccagcattttgggaggctgaggcgggtggatcacttgaggccaggagttcaagaccagcctggccaacatagcaaaaccttgtctccactaaaaatacaaaaaaattagttgggtgtggtggcacatgcctataatcccagctactttggtggctgaggcacgagaatcacttgaacccaggaggtggaggctgcagtgagccaagatcataccactgtactccagcctgggtgacagagcgagactgtcctcccccctcaaaaaaaaagcaaaaattatgttAATCCTTTCAGCTAGAGATTTTCTTTGGTGAGAGAATCCAGATTAGgaattcagaaaaattaagaagaaaatctaGGGGGCCAGCTCTAGTCCCTTATTCCTTCTCTATGCCtatttgaaaaaaaggaaaaataaacaacttgGGTTTGGGGATGATGGGGAGAAAATAGGAAGGGAGGGAAATAGTATTTctgaaacaataacaataaacccTGATTTTTGAGGGCTACTTGATAGGAGTaataggatttttgttttgtttttgtctttactaGTAGGACCTTGTAACCCAATCTTGCACAGATGCTTTGCATCTTCAAATGATGTGGCATCTGTGTCTGGGGTTTTAGAAAGTACTTCTATGGTGGGAAAAAGGGTATGTACATGTTTGAGGAGGACAGGGTCTGAGAAACTCTTGAGAGCCCTGAATTTTCTCTTGAAAACAGAGCTTGCACTTATTTACCCTATTCTTGATCTCCTGAAGCATTTCTTGGTTTCCTTCATTTCCTAAGTTGAGTATCTTCATTGTCTGGTACATTTCCCTGAAAGATAAGTAGGGCTTCTTAGATTATTCTACCCTGCCCTTTAAAAAAGTATGGGGGTAGAAAATACAGGGCTTGGAATCAGGTAAGAATCCCAAGTTCCAATCCTAACTGTGTAGTTTTGCTGAGCCTTATATGCAAAAATGGTATAACGCTTAGCTTACAGGAATACTGTGCAGTTTTTGAGACAatatatttgtgggtttttttgtttgctttttgtttttgcgagatggagtcttgctctgtttcccagagctggagtacaatggcatgatctcatctaggctcactgcaacctccacctcccaggttcaagcaattctcctgcctcagcctcccgagttgctgggactacaggtgcgtgccaccacgcccagctaatttttgtatttttagtagagatggggtttcaccatgttggccaggctggtctagaactcctgacctcaggtgatccatctgcctcagcctcctaaagtgttggggctacaggtgtgagccactgcacccggccacgcctgtctaatttttgtatttttagtagagacaggtttcaccatgttggccaggctggtctagaactgctgacctcaggtgatccatctgcctcagtctcccaaagtgttgggattacagatgtgagcctccaCATCTGGCCAAGACAATATATTTGAAGGTGCCAATAGGtaccatttactgaacaccttTATGACAGGCGTTAAATATGCCATCTCATTAATTATCACCACAACCCTATAATGTAGACTATCACCTGCATttgatacatgaaaaaaatgggcTCACAGAGTTTAAATACCTTACACAGGCTCACATAGCTATTGCATgccagagctggaattcaaaccctgGTCTTTTTGACTCTAAAACTTGTTGTCCCAATAGGCACTTGATAAATGTTAGTTGAATATATGAATAACTTAaaaccatcctttttttttttttttttttttttgagacggagttttgctcttgttgcccagggtggagtgcaatggcaccatctccgctcaccgcaaactccacctcccaggttcaagtgattctcctgcctcagcctccctaggagctgggattacaggcatgtgccaccatgcccagctaattttgtatttttagtagagatagagtttctccatgttggtcaggctggtctcgaactcctgacctcaggtgatccacctgcctcagcctcccaaagtgttgggattataggcgtgagccaccgcgcctggccaaaacctATCCTGGTGGGGAGAAAAGATGCATGAACTACATAAGCTTGACTTTCAATCTAATTTAGGCCAGTTTTTCGGTTACCTACTTGGGTGAGTGGTGAATGTGCAGGTGAATCAGTGCTTTTACTGCCATTAGGCAGCCTGGAAAGGCAGGGACATATTCAATGAGCAAAGATGTGAGAATTGGCAGTATAAGGTCATGGTGGGAGCCAGAGGTTTAGTGCTTACTTTAGAACACCATCGTGGTTCTCCAGGAGCAGCACGTCTAGGAAGGTGTCCCTGACCCGGTCCCCTTGAAGTTTCAGGGCTAGGATGCTACGGCAAGCTTCCAGCCGTACACCTGGTGACTCTTCATAGTGGATAGCCCAGAGCAGAAGATCTGTCAGCTCGGGACTTACTTGCCCAATCTGTCCCAAAGCTGCAGAGATTAGAGGGCAGCATGTCACTGAAGACTGAGCTTACTATATTCTAGCATCCAGAAATAAATTGAGTTTTGTAAACAATACCTTCCCTTTTGGATGGTAATCACCATTAGAATTTTAGGGATAGGTCAGAGTGGGACATTACCTCCAAAGGATTCCTAGAAGAGGGATGTTCCATCCCATCCTTGCCTGTTAGGATATTTGCGTATTTTGGGATGAAATATAGAACAAATAACATGGAAGACCTGCCTAGTCCCAGCAGGGTGATGGGGAAAGGAGGCACAATTATTTATCTATGTCAAAAAGAGAAGCAATGCCAAAGATTCTAAAAAGAAACTAGGCAGATTAAGGGGCAGGGTTTTAGGTCTGTAGCAGTCTTGAAACTGATCTGACTTTTGCAGAGCATAATAGTTGAGATCTCCAAGGAAAGCAAGATGCATCCAGCACTGGATACCTACTTGGAACTTATCCTTAATTCTGTTGGCAGGGACTGTCTTGTCAGCCCTTTCTTTAACTTAAGTTTGACATATACCTAGAC
It includes:
- the RIOX1 gene encoding ribosomal oxygenase 1; protein product: MDGLQASAGPLRRGRPRRRRKPQPHSGSVLALPLRPRKIRKQLRSVVPRMAALRTQTLPSEDSEDSRVESTADDLGDALPGGAAVAAVPDAARREPYGHLGPAELLEASPAARSLQTPPARLVPASAPPARLVEVPAAPARVVETSALLCTAQHLAAAQSSGAPATASQVDNTGGEPAWDSPLRRVLAELNRIPSSRRRAACLFEWLIAPMPPDHFYRRLWEREAVLVRRQDHTYYQGLFSTADLDSMLRNEEVQFGQHLDAARYINGRRETLNPPGRALPAAAWSLYQAGCSLRLLCPQAFSTTVWQFLAVLQEQFGSMAGSNVYLTPPNSQGFAPHYDDIEAFVLQLEGRKLWRVYRPRVPTEELALTSSPNFSQDDLGEPVLQTVLEPGDLLYFPRGFIHQAECQDGVHSLHLTLSTYQRNTWGDFLEAILPLAVQAAMEENVEFRRGLPRDFMDYMGAQHSDSKDPRRTAFMEKVRVLVARLGHFAPVDAVADQRAKDFIHDSLPPVLTDRERALSVYGLPIRWEAGEPVNVGAQLTTETEVHMLQDGIARLVGEGGHLFLYYTVENSRVYHLEEPKCLEIYPHQADAMELLLRSYPEFVRVGDLPCDSVEDQLSLATMLYDKGLLLTKMPLALN